The Pirellulales bacterium genomic interval GAAGCACCTGTTGAATCCTGTCGTCCGTCCCGAGCGCTGGTGCGAAGGCAACAATCTGCAGCCCTATACGACGATGTACGACCCGGAGGACAAGCTCTTCAAGATGTGGGCACGGACGGGCAGCGACTGGAAATCGAAGTATCTCGACGGCAATGCTGCCTACATGCTCTATTTCACCTCGACCGATGGCATCCACTGGGATCGACCTGATCTCGGTCTGATCGAGATCGAGGGGCGTCGCGACCACAACATCATTTTCACCAGCGACATGGTCGCAGCGACACCTTCGGCAGGCTCATCGGAACAAAAGTCCTTCGTCGTGCCCAGCCAACCTGCGACACCGCAGGGGAAGAAGGCCTTCTTTTGGGCGGTGAACAAAAATCCCCACCCGAGGAACGCCCAGGAAAAATTCGTCGCCCTGGCGATTGTTCAAGACCATCGCCGCGGAGCGCACTTGGTCACATCGCCCGACGGCATCCGCTGGTCATGCGCCGCAGCCCCTTTCTGGCAAACGCCCAACGACGTTTCCGGGAAGGGGGACGATTGTCTCATGCACATGATCTACGACGACGCAAAGCGCACATGGGCCATCTATCGCCGCATTATCCCGGAATTCAGTGAACGTATGATCGCCGACGACAGCGATCGCGAGCGGCAGGCGGTCGATCGCTACTATCGCTCCTATAGTTATGCCGAGAGCGACGATCTGCGCGAATGGAAGAACCACCGCTTCATCCTCAGCATGGATGCCGACGATGCGGCCGATACCGAGCTCTACCAATTCGGCTGCCATAAGTTTGGTCAGACTTACGTCGGCTACATGAGCGTGTTTTTTCTGCGGGATCCACCATCGGTCGATATTCAGCTCGCCACGAGCCGGGATGGGATCAACTTCACGCGGGTTTGCCGAGGCGAGCCGTTCATCCCCTCAGGTCCGCTGGGATATTACGACTACATGGCGATGGCCTGCTCTCAGCCCATGCCGATTGTCGTCAATGATACGGTCTACATTTATTACGTGGCTGCGAACTTTCCGCACAGCGTGGACGCCGCACGTTCAGAGCCTGGTACGCTGCAAGCGGGCGCGGCGCTCGCCACGTTGAAGCGAGATCGGTTCGCTTCTCTCGAGACGAGTGACAAAGACGGCGGGCCGTGTCGGGTCGTGACGAAGCCATTCCTCGTGCAACACCCCAAGTTGTTCCTCAACGCCGGTACCTGGCAAAAGGGGGCGATCCGCGCCGAAGTGTTGACGCGCGATTGGCAGCCGATCCCGGGCTTCACGCAATCCCAGACGCGTGACATTCAGGGGGACGCTCTCAATCATCCCGTCCGGTGGAACGACAACGCCGACCTGAGCAAGCTGCTCGGGAAAGAAATCCGCCTCAAGTTCTACATGACACGGGCCCGGCTCTACGCAATGACGCTCAGCAAAGAGGACCGAAAACTAGGAGCGGTCGAAAGCGAGTACCAATACGACAAACTCGGCGACTCGCCACCGAAGCTCAGCTGAGGCGTCAATCCCATGTTGTACACAGTTTGAAATTGCGAATCGTGGCCTAATCCGGGAACGCGTTTCGAACAGCGTCTCGCGCCCGCGCTAAATCGTCTCCGTAGTTGGCATTATCGAGAATCGTGGCGTTCAATTGTGGCTGAATCCTTATCTCAAGCTCCCAGATCATGCGTTCTTCGGCTGGGTCAGCGAAGGGGAACACGATTCCTTCGTCATCGCAGCGTCTTAGAAACTCCCAAAGGACGAGAGCTTCTTGGCGAGTGAATTCAACGACAACGCGATCCGATTTATCCATCCCGACATGATACCCGGCCAGCAGGACACCTCGATGTTCGTCCGACATCCGCTCAAGCAGCGTTCCGTGCCATTATCCAGAACGACTATTTTATTGTCGTAACATTTGCACATTCAGACAGATAGCTCGCTATCAGACGTGAAAAAATTGCCCAACCCCGGCTAATGAGCTCTTCCCGCGAGCCTTGCCAGGCGCGAGAATAGGTCCGCCGGACAACGCCGCACAGCCGGATAGCTCCGGGCAAGAGTCTGCACCCCGCCACGATCCCGCCAGGACACCCGCCCATGTCCCTCGACGAACAGATCTCGCGCCGCTCGTTGCTGCGGCTCGGGGTCGGTGGACTCGGCTTGAGTCTGACCAGTCTGTTGCACGCGCGCGCTCATGCGCAGTCGATCGAAACCACAGGGCTCCCTCCGCTCAAAGCGTGCATCATCGTCTTTTATTACGGCGGTCCGAGTCACCTCGACACCTACGATCTGAAGCCGGACGCGCCGGCCGAGGTGCGCGGCGAATTCCAGCCGATCTCGACTTCCGTGCCGGGACTCTTCGTCAGCGAGCATCTGCCGCGGATGGCCCGCATGATGCACAAGGTGGCGCTGGTGCGCAGCATGCACCATCAGAACCGGTTGCACGATTCGGCATCTACCGAAGCGCTGACCGGTCGGCAGGCTCCGACCGGCGATCGCGAGGAGTTTGCCCCGATCAAGCAAGTGTTTCCCAGCTACGGCGCGGCGTTGACTTATCTGCGACGTGCCCAAAACCTTGACGTACCACATGCGGCTTTGCCGTACGTGTTTCATAATGTCATCGACGTCCCCTGCCAGGGAGGCGGATTTCTCGGGTCGAGTTTTGATCCGCTACAAATCACCGTCGATCCGGACAAACGCGTCTATAACGCCGGAGCGCTGGCATTGCCCGCCGGCGAATCGGCGAAATCGCTGGACGATCGCCGCCACTTGCTGGCCGCTCTGCAAGCGGCGACCCAGGCGGCCGGCCCCTCGTCTCCGGTGGCGCGCTGGCAATCGACCAGCGAGAAGGCTTATCAACTGCTGGGATCGGAATCGTTACGACAGGCCCTCGATCTTTCACAGGAATCGTCGTCGACGCGCGATCGCTATGGCTACGGTCCGCCCCCTGCGGCGGTCGGCTCGGGCGGTGGCGGCGGCAATGGCGCCGAGATGGGGTTCGCGCGCCAGATGCGCGGTCAGAATCTTCTGTTGGCGCGGCGATTGGTCGAATCGGGTGTGCCGTTCGTCAACGTGTTCGATTTCCGGCAGCAAGGGCAGAACTGGGACGCACATCATCAGAACTTCGAGCAGCATAAGTCGCACCTGCTGCCGCTGGCGGATCAGTCGCTGTCGGCGCTGATCGAGGATTTGGATCAGCGCGGCCTGCTCGACACGACTTTGGTCGTCGCGATGGGTGAGTTCGGCCGCACGCCAAAGATCAACAACAACGGTGGCCGCGACCACTGGCCCGACTGCTATACCGTATCGTTGGCCGGCGGTGGCGTTCACGGCGGTGCGGTTTTCGGCGCGAGCGATAAAACCGGGGCCTTTCCGGCCCGCGACCCGGTGACGCCCGCCGATCTGGCCGCCACGATCTTTTGGCGTTTTGGCATCGATCCAACGTCTGAGATTCATGACCTCACCGGTCGGCCCTGGCGCATCGCGGACGG includes:
- a CDS encoding DUF1501 domain-containing protein, which translates into the protein MSLDEQISRRSLLRLGVGGLGLSLTSLLHARAHAQSIETTGLPPLKACIIVFYYGGPSHLDTYDLKPDAPAEVRGEFQPISTSVPGLFVSEHLPRMARMMHKVALVRSMHHQNRLHDSASTEALTGRQAPTGDREEFAPIKQVFPSYGAALTYLRRAQNLDVPHAALPYVFHNVIDVPCQGGGFLGSSFDPLQITVDPDKRVYNAGALALPAGESAKSLDDRRHLLAALQAATQAAGPSSPVARWQSTSEKAYQLLGSESLRQALDLSQESSSTRDRYGYGPPPAAVGSGGGGGNGAEMGFARQMRGQNLLLARRLVESGVPFVNVFDFRQQGQNWDAHHQNFEQHKSHLLPLADQSLSALIEDLDQRGLLDTTLVVAMGEFGRTPKINNNGGRDHWPDCYTVSLAGGGVHGGAVFGASDKTGAFPARDPVTPADLAATIFWRFGIDPTSEIHDLTGRPWRIADGQPIRSLFA